The following proteins are co-located in the Castanea sativa cultivar Marrone di Chiusa Pesio chromosome 8, ASM4071231v1 genome:
- the LOC142607329 gene encoding F-box/kelch-repeat protein At5g60570, with protein sequence MNSEGGVNDGRCRFGSSDSLLPGLIDDVTLNCLARVNRSDFTSLSCINTKFNKLVKSGGLNRCRKQLGIVEHWVYMVCDPRGWEAFDPVRNRWMTLPKIPCDECFNHADKESLAVDSELLVFGRELLEFAIWKYSLILRSWVKCQGMNRPRCLFGSSSLGSIAIVAGGSDKSGTVLQSAELYDSSSGTWEMLPSMHTPRRLCTGFFMDDKFYVIGGMLNATVPLTCGEEFNFQTRKWRIIEDMYPLANRAAQAPPLVAVVNNQLYAIEHLTNMVKKYDKVKNTWDVLGRLPVRADLANGWGLAFKASGEELLVVGGQRGPEGEGIVLNSWSPKSGVKNGTLDWKVLGVKEHVGVFVYNCAVMGC encoded by the coding sequence ATGAATTCTGAGGGAGGAGTGAATGATGGTCGTTGTCGATTTGGATCAAGTGATTCCTTGCTCCCGGGTCTTATTGACGATGTCACGTTGAATTGCCTTGCTCGGGTGAATAGATCAGACTTCACATCGTTATCGTGTATTAATACAAAGTTTAATAAGTTAGTCAAAAGTGGGGGTTTAAATCGGTGCAGAAAGCAGTTGGGGATTGTGGAGCATTGGGTGTATATGGTTTGTGATCCAAGGGGATGGGAGGCATTTGATCCTGTGAGGAACAGATGGATGACATTACCTAAAATACCTTGTGACGAGTGTTTTAATCATGCTGATAAGGAGTCCTTGGCTGTGGATAGTGAATTGTTGGTTTTCGGTCGTGAGTTGTTGGAATTTGCTATTTGGAAGTATAGTTTGATTCTTCGTAGTTGGGTTAAGTGTCAGGGGATGAATCGACCCCGATGTTTATTTGGGTCAAGTAGCCTTGGTTCTATTGCTATTGTTGCAGGTGGGAGCGATAAAAGTGGAACTGTTTTGCAATCTGCAGAATTATATGACTCTTCATCAGGTACATGGGAAATGTTACCCAGCATGCATACACCACGTAGATTGTGCACTGGTTTTTTTATGGATGACAAATTCTATGTGATTGGTGGGATGTTAAATGCAACTGTTCCATTGACCTGTGGGGAGGAGTTCAATTTTCAGACTCGGAAATGGAGAATAATTGAGGATATGTATCCCCTTGCCAATAGGGCTGCCCAGGCTCCTCCTCTTGTGGCAGTTGTTAATAACCAATTGTATGCAATTGAGCATTTAACCAACATGGTGAAGAAGTATGACAAAGTAAAGAACACCTGGGATGTGTTGGGTAGGCTTCCGGTGAGGGCTGATTTAGCAAATGGCTGGGGCTTGGCATTCAAGGCTTCTGGAGAGGAACTTCTGGTTGTGGGTGGGCAAAGAGGCCCAGAAGGTGAAGGAATTGTGCTGAACTCTTGGAGTCCAAAGTCTGGCGTCAAGAATGGAACCTTGGATTGGAAGGTTCTTGGTGTGAAGGAGCATGttggtgtgtttgtgtacaaTTGTGCCGTTATGGGTTGTTGA